In a single window of the Paramisgurnus dabryanus chromosome 23, PD_genome_1.1, whole genome shotgun sequence genome:
- the pdia3 gene encoding protein disulfide-isomerase A3, with translation MLRLLFIVALATAARASDVLEFTDDDFDSKIGDHDLILVEFFAPWCGHCKRLAPEYEAAATRLKGIVSLAKVDCTANSNVCGKYGVSGYPTLKIFRGGEDSGGYDGPRTADGIVSHLKKQAGPASVEIKSEADFEKFIGDRDASVVGFFADGGSAAQGEFLKAASAFRESYRFAHTNVEDLLKKLDINGEGIILFRPPHLSNKFEDSRVEFAEDSFTSAKIKKFIKDNIFGICPHMTDDNKDQLKGKDLLVAYYDVDYEKNPKGSNYWRNRVMKVAKSFLDQGKKLNFAVASKNSFGHDVSELGLDASSGELPVVGIRTAKGDKYVMKEEFSRDGKALEKFLQDYFDGNLKRYLKSEPIPENNDGPVKVLVAENFDSIVNDDSKDVLIEFYAPWCGHCKSLEPKYKELGEKLSNDPNIVIAKMDATANDVPPPYEVRGFPTIFFSPAGQKQNPKKYEGGREVSDFISYLKKEATNPLDVQEDDDKKSKKKKKSEL, from the exons ATGTTAAGATTGCTCTTTATCGTCGCTCTCGCAACGGCCGCGAGGGCAAGCGATGTGCTCGAGTTCACAGATGACGATTTTGACAGCAAAATCGGAGACCACGATCTTATTCTGGTTGAATTCTTCGCACCCTG GTGTGGCCATTGCAAACGTCTTGCACCTGAGTATGAAGCAGCCGCCACTCGACTGAAAGGCATCGTTTCCCTTGCTAAG GTGGACTGTACTGCCAATTCTAATGTGTGTGGCAAATATGGTGTAAGCGGATACCCGACTCTGAAGATCTTCAGAGGCGGAGAGGACTCCGGTGGCTACGATGGTCCCAGGACAGCCG ATGGAATTGTTAGCCATCTGAAGAAGCAGGCAGGTCCAGCATCCGTGGAGATCAAAAGTGAGGCAGACTTTGAGAAGTTCATCGGGGATCGTGATGCCAGTGTTGTGG GTTTCTTCGCTGATGGGGGAAGCGCCGCTCAGGGAGAGTTTTTGAAGGCTGCCAGTGCTTTCAGAGAGTCCTACCGGTTTGCTCACACAAACGTTGAGGACTTGCTGAAGAAACTTGACATTAATGGAGA GGGCATTATTTTGTTTCGGCCACCGCACCTCAGCAACAAATTTGAAGACAGCAGAGTGGAGTTCGCTGAGGATTCGTTCACAAGCGCCAAGATCAAGAAGTTCATTAAGGACAACAT TTTTGGCATCTGTCCCCACATGACGGATGACAACAAAGACCAACTGAAAGGAAAAGATTTGTTGGTGGCTTATTACGATGTGGACTATGAAAAGAACCCTAAGGGATCCAACTACTGGAGAAACAG GGTAATGAAGGTGGCCAAGAGCTTTTTGGATCAGGGGAAGAAGCTTAACTTTGCTGTGGCCAGTAAGAACAGTTTCGGTCATGATGTGTCTGAGCTGGGTCTGGACGCCAGCAGTGGAGAGCTGCCTGTTGTCGGCATCCGAACTGCCAAGGGCGACAAATACGTCATGAAAGAGGAGTTCTC CCGTGATGGAAAAGCCTTGGAGAAATTCCTGCAGGATTATTTCGATGGAAATCTGAAACGTTATCTCAAATCCGAGCCTATTCCCGAAAACAACGATGGCCCTGTGAAG GTGCTGGTGGCTGAGAACTTTGACTCGATTGTAAATGACGACAGCAAAGACGTTCTCATAGAGTTTTACGCACCCTGGTGTGGGCACTGCAAGAGCTTGGAGCCTAAATACAAAGAACTTGGGGAGAAG ctttccAATGATCCAAATATCGTAATTGCTAAGATGGATGCCACTGCTAATGATGTTCCCCCTCCATATGAAGTTAGAGG ATTCCCGACAATCTTTTTCTCACCCGCCGGTCAGAAGCAGAATCCAAAGAAATATGAG GGCGGTCGCGAGGTCAGCGACTTTATCTCCTACTTGAAAAAAGAGGCCACCAACCCTCTGGACGTTCAGGAGGATGATGATAAGAaatcgaagaagaagaagaagtccGAGTTATAA
- the LOC135781464 gene encoding cation channel sperm-associated protein 2-like, which yields MSRQEKVSEIIHTMRLNTINTFKYHLQDMKDKIHPKYRIIDVTDENRYRRWNKSDENLVEVEFNPQRKNNVTTKQRRMNRAFNRYARYPPLNLIANMILENKLFQILIVCCVILSLIILIIEAEFKKNMNPIFKFALQTANWIIFGIFILEILLKWLDSFRTFWQSNWNIFDLTITVMAVVPEILPEISHGAQHWLKLLIQFRTLRFFKILFKFREVNFILKTIIRIFKGPQFTMMFLVVLILFYIFAVLGVYIFAKYTSSTVPGLLYQKDFKDVYSSLNTLFSIFTMDHCSGLLEDMRKVPDLNYYACVVFIVSWYLLAAVSLSNITLGLFADSFYTIRCDLCKEVKQLKIQNMAKLFKDEIMCPNGDFQPNIRPSTSQDPEKDSKEAVDWEKDWEVFFEAMEYRDENEPVTWHEDSLYKYLRLQERLQCNIEATVKLQNQAAQVLLNLDN from the exons ATGAGTCGTCAGGAAAAGGTGTCTGAAATAATACATACGATGCGTTTAAATACCATAAACACATTTAAGTACCACCTGCAGGATATGAAGGACAAAATACATCCAAAATACCGCATCATAGATGTGACTG ATGAGAATCGATATAGACGTTGGAATAAATCCGATGAAAACTTGGTGGAGGTTGAATTTAATCCTCAGAGAAAAAACAACGTCACAACAAAACAGCGCAGAATGAACCGCGCGTTTAACCGATATGCAAGATATCCGCCCTTAAATTTGATTGCGAACATGATTTTGGAAA ACAAGCTGTTTCAAATCCTAATAGTTTGCTGTGTCATTTTGAGCCTTATTATACTGATAATAGAAGCAG AATTTAAGAAAAACATGAACCCAATCTTCAAGTTTGCCTTACAAACTGCCAACTGGATAATATTTGGGATCTTCATATTAGAAATCCTCCTGAAATGGCTGGACAGTTTCAGGACGTTTTGGCAAAGTAACTGGAACATCTTTGATTTGACTATAACTGTAATG GCTGTTGTACCAGAGATTTTGCCAGAGATTTCACATGGGGCTCAACACTGGTTAAAACTACTCATCCAGTTTCGCACCCTCCGCTTCTTTAAGATCCTTTTCAAATTTCGAGAGgttaattttattttgaagACAATCATCAGAATATTCAAG GGGCCACAGTTTACAATGATGTTCCTGGTCGTcctaatattattttatattttcgcTGTTCTCGGAGTCTACATATTTGCAAAGTATACCAGTTCCACTGTTCCAGGTCTTCTGTACCAAAAGGATTTCAA AGATGTGTACAGTTCCCTCAACACACTGTTCAGCATTTTTACGATGGATCACTGCAGTGGTTTATTAGAGGACATGCGGAAAGTTCCTGACCTGAACTATTACGCCTGCGTTGTGTTCATCGTTTCCTGGTATCTCCTTGCAGCTGTGTCACTGAGCAACATTACTTTAGGTCTTTTCG CGGATAGCTTCTATACTATAAGGTGTGATCTCTGCAAAGAGGTGAAGCAATTAAAAATCCAAAATATGGCAAAACTTTTCAAAGATGA AATTATGTGTCCAAACGGGGACTTTCAACCAAACATCAGACCCTCAACCAGTCAGGATCCTGAGAAGGATTCAAAAGAGGCGGTAGACTGGGAAAAGGACTGGGAAGTGTTTTTTGAGGCAATGGAGTACCGAGACGAGAATGAGCCAGTGACCTGGCATGAGGACAGCCTTTATAAATACCTCAGACTGCAAGAAAGGCTTCAATGTAACATAGAGGCAACCGTAAAGCTTCAGAACCAGGCAG CTCAAGTCTTGCTTAATCTGGACAACTAA
- the LOC135781465 gene encoding creatine kinase U-type, mitochondrial-like, translating into MASHLTPAVYAKLCDKSTLKGYTLDQAIQTGVDNPGHPFEISVGMVAGDEESYEVFADIYNPVIKERHNGYDPSTMKQQTDLDASKIRGGEFDEKYVLSSRVRTGRSIRGLSLPPACTRAERREVERVVIDALTGLRGDLAGKYYSLCQMTDKEQQQLIDDHFLFNKPVSPLMTCAGMARDWPDARGIWHNNEKTFLVWINEEDHTRVISMEKGGNMKRVFERFCRGLQEVEKLIQEKGWKFMWNERLGYILTCPSNLGTALRTSVHVTLPHLGKDPRFDKILDNLQLQKRGTGGEDTAVIRNTFDISNLYRIGQSEVQLVQTVIDGVNYLIECEKRLEKGQDITIPVPIRQFK; encoded by the exons ATGGCCAGTCACCTGACACCTGCTGTTTACGCCAAGCTGTGTGACAAATCCACGCTGAAAGGTTACACTTTG GACCAAGCCATCCAAACAGGCGTGGACAACCCAGGCCACCCTTTTGAAATATCAGTAGGCATGGTAGCAGGAGATGAAGAGTCATACGAG GTCTTTGCTGACATCTATAACCCAGTCATCAAAGAAAGGCACAATGGATATGACCCCAGCACCATGAAACAACAAACTGACCTGGATGCTAGTAAG ATAAGGGGCGGAGAGTTCGATGAGAAGTACGTGTTATCATCTCGAGTCAGGACAGGCAGGAGTATCCGGGGCTTGAGTTTGCCTCCAGCCTGCACCCGTGCTGAACGCAGAGAGGTGGAGAGAGTTGTGATCGATGCCTTGACTGGACTACGTGGAGATTTGGCAGGAAAATACTACAGCCTCTGTCAAATGACTGACAAGGAGCAGCAACAGCTTATTGAT GATCACTTCCTTTTCAATAAACCCGTGTCGCCCCTGATGACATGTGCAGGTATGGCACGTGATTGGCCTGATGCAAGAGGCATCTG GCATAACAATGAGAAAACCTTCCTGGTGTGGATTAATGAGGAAGACCACACCCGTGTGATCTCTATGGAGAAGGGGGGCAACATGAAGAGGGTATTTGAGCGTTTCTGCAGAGGACTCCAAGAA GTTGAGAAATTGATTCAGGAGAAAGGTTGGAAATTCATGTGGAACGAACGACTGGGTTACATCCTCACCTGCCCATCAAACCTGGGTACAGCGCTACGCACTAGCGTCCACGTTACCCTTCCACACCTCGGCAAg GACCCTCGTTTTGATAAAATACTGGATAACCTGCAGCTCCAGAAGAGAGGTACTGGGGGAGAAGACACAGCAGTTATTAGAAacacttttgatatttctaATCTATACAGGATCGGCCAATCAGAG GTTCAACTGGTTCAGACTGTTATTGATGGAGTGAACTATCTTATTGAGTGTGAGAAGAGACTGGAGAAAGGCCAGGACATCACAATCCCCGTCCCCATCAGACAGTTCAAATAG
- the ckmt1 gene encoding creatine kinase, mitochondrial 1: MASSFARILSSNRKVGILSLVGAGSLTVGFFMNREHVSAGAQVRRIYPASAEYPDLRKHNNCMASHLTPAIYAKLCNKSTPNGYTLDEAIQTGVDNPGHPFIKTVGMVAGDEESYEVFADIFNPVIKERHNGYDPCNMKHPTDLDSSKIKGGMFDEKYVLSSRVRTGRSIRGLSLPPACTRAERREVERVVIDALAGLRGDLAGKYYSLCQMTDKEQQQLIDDHFLFDKPVSPLLTCAGMARDWPDARGIWHNNEKTFLVWVNEEDHTRVISMEKGGNMKRVFERFCKGLQEVERLIQEKGWEFMWNERLGYILTCPSNLGTGLRAGVHVNLPRLSKDARFSKILDSLRLQKRGTGGVDTAAVGSTFDISNLDRLGQSEVQLVQTVIDGVNYLIECEKRLEKGQDIKIPAPISQFK, from the exons ATGGCAAGCAGCTTCGCAAGGATTTTATCCAGTAACAGGAAGGTTGGCATCTTGTCCTTGGTGGGTGCGGGCTCCCTGACTGTGGGGTTTTTCATGAATAGAGAGCATGTCAGTGCTGGAGCGCAAGTCCGGAGAATCTATCCTGCCAG TGCTGAATATCCAGATTTGCGGAAGCACAATAATTGTATGGCCAGCCACCTGACACCTGCCATATACGCCAAGCTGTGCAACAAATCCACGCCAAATGGTTACACTTTGGACGAAGCCATCCAAACAGGCGTGGACAACCCAGGCCATCCCTTTATAAAGACAGTAGGCATGGTGGCAGGAGATGAGGAGTCATATGAG GTCTTTGCTGACATCTTTAACCCGGTCATCAAAGAAAGGCACAATGGTTATGACCCCTGCAACATGAAACACCCCACTGACCTGGATTCTAGTAAG ATAAAGGGCGGAATGTTCGATGAGAAGTACGTGTTATCATCTCGAGTCAGGACAGGCAGGAGTATCCGGGGCTTGAGTTTGCCTCCAGCCTGCACCCGTGCCGAACGCAGAGAGGTGGAGAGAGTTGTGATCGATGCCTTGGCTGGACTACGTGGAGATTTGGCAGGAAAATACTACAGCCTCTGTCAAATGACTGACAAGGAGCAGCAACAACTTATTGAT GATCACTTCCTTTTCGATAAACCCGTGTCGCCCCTTCTGACATGTGCAGGCATGGCACGTGATTGGCCTGACGCAAGAGGCATCTG GCATAACAATGAGAAAACCTTCCTGGTGTGGGTCAATGAGGAAGACCACACCCGTGTGATCTCTATGGAGAAGGGGGGCAACATGAAGAGGGTATTTGAGCGTTTCTGCAAGGGACTCCAAGAG GTTGAGAGACTGATTCAGGAGAAAGGTTGGGAATTCATGTGGAACGAGCGATTGGGTTACATCCTCACCTGCCCATCCAACCTGGGTACAGGGCTTCGAGCTGGTGTCCATGTGAACCTTCCACGCCTCAGCAAG GATGCCCGTTTCTCAAAGATCCTGGATAGCCTGCGGCTCCAGAAGAGAGGCACTGGAGGAGTGGACACTGCAGCTGTTGGAAGCACGTTTGATATTTCTAATTTGGACCGGCTGGGCCAATCAGAg GTTCAACTTGTTCAGACTGTTATTGATGGAGTGAACTATCTTATTGAGTGCGAGAAGAGATTGGAGAAAGGCCAGGACATCAAAATCCCCGCCCCCATCAGCCAGTTCAAATAG